In the Lysinibacillus sp. PLM2 genome, one interval contains:
- a CDS encoding adhesin, with amino-acid sequence MKKILTFLVAAFIAVLVTACSSSQSDETNVDSNKIDIYTTVYPLSYFAERIGGDYVNVSSIYPPGSNEHTFEPTQTDMIKLADSDLFLYIGLGLEGFVENAKSSLANEQVKFVAVGDNIPEDKLNLSTGHTFEEAISEHEHEHEHEEHDHGEFDPHVWLSPSLSQDLALSIKDELVNAMPEQEQLFNENYETLVADLQSLNKDLEQLVAEASSKTFFVSHSSFGYIAGEYGLIQVPIAGLNSQSEPSQKELIEIVDLAEDLDVKYILFEQNISSNLTSVIQNEIGAEALTLHNLSVLTEEDIAQNETYFTLMKRNIETLRTALNAS; translated from the coding sequence ATGAAAAAAATTCTTACTTTCCTTGTTGCAGCTTTTATAGCGGTATTAGTAACGGCATGTTCAAGCTCACAATCCGACGAAACCAATGTTGATTCAAATAAAATTGATATTTATACGACTGTCTATCCTTTAAGTTACTTTGCTGAACGTATCGGCGGAGACTATGTCAACGTTTCATCAATTTACCCGCCTGGTTCAAATGAGCATACTTTTGAACCTACTCAGACCGATATGATTAAACTAGCAGATAGCGATTTATTTCTTTACATTGGCCTTGGTTTAGAAGGTTTTGTTGAAAATGCAAAATCTTCATTGGCAAATGAACAGGTAAAGTTTGTTGCTGTAGGTGACAATATTCCTGAGGATAAGTTAAATCTATCTACTGGCCATACTTTTGAAGAGGCGATTAGTGAGCATGAACACGAGCACGAACATGAAGAGCATGACCATGGTGAATTCGATCCTCATGTTTGGTTATCTCCTAGTCTTAGTCAAGATTTAGCATTATCTATTAAAGATGAATTAGTAAATGCAATGCCTGAACAAGAGCAATTATTTAATGAAAACTACGAAACTTTAGTTGCTGATCTTCAATCTTTAAATAAAGACTTGGAGCAATTAGTAGCAGAAGCTTCATCTAAAACTTTCTTTGTATCACATTCATCTTTCGGATACATTGCAGGTGAATATGGTTTAATCCAAGTACCTATTGCTGGTTTAAATTCACAAAGCGAACCTTCACAAAAAGAATTAATCGAAATTGTAGATTTAGCAGAAGATTTAGATGTGAAATATATATTATTTGAACAAAATATTTCATCAAATCTTACTTCAGTCATTCAAAATGAAATTGGGGCAGAAGCTCTTACATTGCACAATTTAAGTGTTTTAACAGAAGAAGATATTGCTCAAAACGAAACATACTTTACATTAATGAAAAGAAATATTGAAACATTAAGAACCGCGCTGAATGCTTCTTAA
- a CDS encoding nucleoside triphosphatase YtkD — MFTFIDENGFFVDLSFKKGQINVSPKHVLVMVNNNGKWLCTIHKRRGVEFPGGKVEPGETLEDAAVREVYEETNVHITDIKWFADYLVHSIEPFCKAVYTGRVETIDPFIGDHETMGMLWLTSEELLNYPNLSFYMRDDGLKKMLQEVKHHERQW; from the coding sequence ATGTTTACATTTATTGATGAAAATGGATTTTTTGTAGATTTATCTTTCAAAAAAGGACAAATTAATGTTTCTCCAAAGCACGTTTTAGTAATGGTAAATAATAACGGTAAATGGTTATGTACGATTCACAAAAGACGGGGAGTAGAATTTCCAGGTGGTAAAGTAGAGCCTGGAGAAACTTTAGAAGATGCGGCAGTACGAGAAGTTTATGAAGAAACAAATGTACATATTACTGATATTAAATGGTTTGCAGATTATTTAGTACATAGTATTGAACCATTTTGTAAAGCAGTTTATACAGGTAGAGTTGAGACAATTGATCCCTTTATCGGAGATCATGAAACAATGGGCATGCTATGGCTTACGTCTGAAGAACTATTAAATTATCCTAACTTAAGCTTTTATATGCGTGATGATGGATTAAAAAAGATGTTACAGGAAGTGAAACATCATGAAAGACAATGGTAG
- the ytmA gene encoding putative peptidase YtmA, whose amino-acid sequence MKDNGSIESIRLYPSPNQNVQMNEIIYWSKGLKVKGLLAKPLFTDSVEPLLYLRGGLQSVGAVRPARIAQFAQQGFIVFAPYYRGNRGGQGRDEFAGEDRFDAVYGVDVLKQFTNSDKVHVYGFSRGGLMALWTAILRDDIKSVVTWSGVSNVSYMYIEREDMRRTLKRIIGGSPTKVKELYEERTPLYHVNQIEAPVLIIHGMNDRNVSINQAYFLENALKSENKLYETWYYPELTHHYPPLQNRKTVRVICEWMKTK is encoded by the coding sequence ATGAAAGACAATGGTAGTATTGAATCAATTAGATTATATCCTTCACCAAACCAGAACGTTCAAATGAATGAAATAATCTATTGGTCAAAGGGTTTAAAAGTAAAAGGTCTACTTGCAAAGCCATTATTCACTGACAGTGTAGAGCCTTTATTGTATTTGCGAGGAGGTCTACAATCTGTTGGAGCTGTGAGACCGGCAAGAATCGCCCAATTTGCTCAACAAGGGTTTATTGTCTTTGCACCGTATTATAGAGGGAATCGTGGCGGACAAGGACGAGATGAATTCGCTGGAGAAGATCGTTTTGATGCAGTTTATGGAGTAGATGTATTGAAACAATTCACCAACTCAGACAAAGTTCATGTTTATGGATTTTCCCGTGGTGGATTAATGGCATTATGGACCGCGATATTAAGAGATGATATTAAATCTGTTGTCACATGGTCAGGGGTATCGAATGTTTCATATATGTACATTGAAAGAGAAGATATGAGAAGAACTTTAAAGAGAATTATCGGTGGAAGCCCAACGAAAGTAAAAGAATTATATGAAGAGCGAACACCGCTCTATCATGTAAATCAAATTGAAGCCCCAGTTCTTATTATACATGGAATGAATGATAGAAATGTTAGTATAAACCAAGCATATTTCTTAGAAAATGCATTGAAAAGTGAAAATAAACTATATGAAACATGGTATTACCCTGAGTTAACACATCACTATCCACCACTTCAAAATCGTAAAACAGTTCGTGTTATTTGTGAATGGATGAAGACAAAATAA
- the dps gene encoding general stress protein 20U, translated as MASNKLNTQLNELVATWSVLYTKLHNYHWYVTGNQFFTLHAKFEELYNEVTLNLDEVAERILTKGGKPVATLKEHLELSHVQEATGSETPEEMVQITINDFKTIMKLIKVAMRQAAEDGDDRTEDMLNATFQSLEKHTWMLNAFLGK; from the coding sequence ATGGCATCAAACAAATTAAATACTCAGTTAAATGAACTTGTTGCAACATGGTCAGTGCTTTATACAAAACTTCATAATTATCATTGGTATGTAACAGGTAATCAATTTTTTACTTTACATGCAAAATTTGAAGAGCTCTATAATGAAGTGACATTGAATTTAGATGAAGTAGCTGAACGTATATTAACAAAGGGTGGTAAACCAGTAGCAACATTAAAGGAACATCTTGAACTTTCTCATGTTCAAGAAGCAACAGGCTCTGAAACGCCAGAAGAAATGGTTCAAATAACAATAAATGATTTTAAGACTATTATGAAGCTTATAAAGGTAGCAATGCGACAAGCAGCTGAAGATGGTGATGATCGAACAGAAGATATGTTAAATGCAACATTCCAAAGTTTAGAAAAACATACATGGATGTTAAATGCCTTTTTAGGTAAATAA
- the menE gene encoding 2-succinylbenzoate--CoA ligase → MYPNWILQRAYLTPNRIGLTFEGKSWSFEQLKQISIKRAYQLTSLGIEEGSRVAIMGQNHPRLIFMILACMHLKCEMVLLNRKLTKEELDYQIKDAKASVVIVDEEDEHLLPQMVNKLSFLAVEQSHETPIEISEQWTLDQTTTIMYTSGTTGHPKGVRQTVGNHKESAVSSALNIGLSEEDVWLCAVPIFHISGFSILVRSLLYGNEVKLYRKFDTEGTISDISSGRITHISVVAVMLERILHGLEERGLEASPKFKLALAGGGPIPKSYLLRAQKVNLSVSQTYGMTETSSQTATLSNKDAFRKLGSSGKPLFFNQIKIADTNEPFVEGEILIKGPHVTPGYIGQFEHKNSTVDGWLHTGDIGYIDDEGYLFVVDRRTDLIISGGENIYPAEVEGVLMAHPSVKEAGVCGIEDKTWGQVPIAFIVLNESVRKEELLDYCREHLAKYKVPKEVYFVEQLPRNGSNKLMRRKLKELMH, encoded by the coding sequence CCTTTGAGCAATTAAAACAAATCTCGATTAAACGTGCTTATCAGCTCACATCTCTTGGAATTGAAGAGGGAAGCCGTGTAGCTATTATGGGTCAAAATCATCCTAGATTAATTTTTATGATATTAGCATGTATGCATTTAAAATGTGAGATGGTTTTATTAAATAGAAAGTTAACTAAAGAGGAACTAGACTATCAAATTAAAGATGCAAAAGCTTCTGTAGTAATTGTCGATGAGGAGGATGAACATTTACTTCCTCAAATGGTTAATAAGCTTTCGTTTTTAGCAGTGGAACAAAGTCATGAAACGCCCATCGAAATATCTGAACAATGGACATTAGATCAGACGACGACTATCATGTATACATCTGGGACAACAGGACATCCAAAAGGGGTAAGACAGACTGTTGGCAACCATAAAGAGAGTGCAGTATCGTCCGCTTTAAATATTGGTTTATCAGAGGAAGATGTGTGGCTCTGTGCAGTACCGATATTTCATATTAGTGGTTTTTCAATTTTAGTCCGCTCTTTATTGTATGGAAATGAAGTAAAATTATATAGAAAATTTGATACAGAAGGAACCATTTCAGATATTTCTTCAGGAAGAATCACTCACATATCTGTTGTTGCAGTTATGCTAGAAAGAATATTACATGGACTTGAAGAAAGAGGGTTAGAGGCTTCTCCAAAATTTAAATTAGCATTAGCTGGGGGAGGACCTATCCCAAAAAGTTATTTATTAAGAGCACAAAAAGTAAATCTTTCTGTATCTCAAACTTATGGCATGACAGAAACATCGTCACAAACTGCAACTTTATCAAACAAGGACGCTTTTCGAAAGCTAGGTTCTTCAGGAAAACCGTTATTCTTCAATCAAATAAAGATTGCTGATACGAATGAACCATTTGTTGAAGGAGAAATCTTAATAAAAGGTCCACATGTTACACCGGGTTATATTGGCCAATTTGAACATAAAAACTCAACGGTGGATGGCTGGTTACATACTGGAGATATCGGTTATATAGATGATGAAGGATATTTGTTTGTTGTAGATAGAAGAACTGATTTAATTATATCTGGTGGAGAAAATATATATCCTGCAGAAGTTGAAGGAGTCTTAATGGCTCATCCTTCAGTTAAGGAAGCAGGAGTATGTGGGATAGAAGATAAAACATGGGGGCAGGTACCGATTGCCTTTATCGTACTAAATGAATCGGTTAGAAAAGAAGAATTATTAGATTATTGTAGAGAGCATTTAGCAAAATATAAAGTTCCTAAGGAAGTCTACTTTGTAGAACAATTACCTCGAAACGGATCCAATAAATTAATGAGAAGAAAACTGAAAGAATTAATGCATTAA
- a CDS encoding putative membrane protein insertion efficiency factor, with translation MKYPFIWLIKFYRKYISPMTPPSCRFHPTCSQYGLEAFQKHGAIKGLFLTIKRILKCHPFHPGGFDPVPEKWSSKKK, from the coding sequence ATGAAGTACCCTTTTATTTGGCTAATCAAGTTTTATCGTAAATATATTTCACCAATGACTCCACCAAGTTGTCGTTTTCATCCAACATGCTCACAATATGGTCTTGAAGCATTTCAAAAACATGGGGCTATAAAAGGTTTATTCCTTACAATTAAACGAATATTAAAATGTCATCCATTCCATCCAGGTGGTTTTGATCCAGTTCCTGAAAAATGGTCTTCGAAAAAAAAATAA